One window from the genome of Cryptomeria japonica chromosome 6, Sugi_1.0, whole genome shotgun sequence encodes:
- the LOC131031484 gene encoding acidic endochitinase-like: MEMKRWRLSVMVMMMVLLAMRQAAAGSIVIYWGQNGNEGSLRSTCSTGNYEMVILAFLATFGNGETPMINLAGHCDPYTKGSCSGLSSDIKACQSRGVKVLLSLGGGAGSYYLSSDADAHNVASYLWDNYLGGHSDSRPLGDAVLDGIDLDIEGGTTEHWGSLAKYIKGYGGGNKVYVTAAPQCPFPDAYLGTALMTGLFDYVWVQFYNNPPCQYGGDFLDAWKQWTSSLPSNAQIYLGLPASSAAAGTGYVPPPTLISDVLPQIRTSSNYGGVMLWSRYYDLQNGYSSAIKNSV; this comes from the coding sequence ATGGAGATGAAGAGGTGGAGATTGTCAgttatggtgatgatgatggtattgTTAGCAATGAGGCAAGCTGCAGCAGGAAGCATCGTAATTTACTGGGGACAGAATGGTAACGAAGGCAGCTTAAGAAGCACTTGCTCGACAGGCAACTACGAGATGGTAATCCTGGCATTTCTGGCTACTTTCGGCAACGGAGAGACACCCATGATTAATCTGGCGGGGCACTGCGATCCATACACGAAAGGGAGCTGCAGTGGGTTGAGTAGCGATATAAAGGCATGCCAGAGCAGAGGAGTGAAGGTGCTTCTGTCACTGGGCGGAGGAGCAGGCAGCTACTACTTGAGCAGCGACGCAGATGCCCACAACGTGGCATCCTATCTGTGGGACAACTATTTGGGAGGCCATTCCGACTCCAGGCCCCTGGGAGACGCTGTTCTGGACGGGATTGACCTGGACATTGAGGGGGGCACCACCGAGCACTGGGGAAGTCTGGCCAAGTACATCAAGGGTTACGGAGGAGGTAACAAGGTCTATGTCACCGCAGCTCCTCAGTGCCCATTCCCTGACGCATACTTGGGGACTGCTCTCATGACGGGACTTTTCGACTATGTGTGGGTTCAATTCTATAACAACCCTCCTTGTCAGTATGGTGGGGACTTCCTCGATGCCTGGAAGCAGTGGACCTCTTCTCTTCCCTCAAATGCCCAGATATACCTAGGCCTTCCCGCATCCTCTGCAGCTGCCGGCACTGGCTACGTTCCTCCACCCACCCTCATCTCCGATGTGCTCCCTCAAATCCGCACCTCTTCCAACTATGGTGGAGTCATGCTCTGGTCTAGATACTATGACCTCCAAAACGGTTATAGCTCCGCCATCAAGAATTCTGTCTAG